The following coding sequences lie in one Euhalothece natronophila Z-M001 genomic window:
- a CDS encoding phytoene desaturase family protein yields the protein MIKTQETDIIVIGSGIGGLSAAALLARYGFQVTVCEAHTIAGGAAHAFERQGYLFDSGPSLFSGLSTPSPNPLRQVLDAIGEEVPCVQYDTWGCWLPEGNFNTSVGADQFCEVLQQLRGEKAVTEWRQLQEMMIPLGKAATGLSPLAVRSDWGILRTIAPFFPTLIKNSGQMFQLMGAFQKLEDQVISDSFLRNWLDLLCYLLSGLPASDTSAAEMAFMFADWYRPNVKLDYPIGGSGAIVDALVRGLQKHGGELRLGAKVEEILFSEKKAVGVRLKNGEELRSRFGVISNASAWDTLKLIPPEKIPKPFQQEKESIPQCPSFMHLHLGIDGTDLPENLPCHHIIVKDWEKGVTAPQNVVLVSIPSLLDPSIAPTGKHVIHAYTPASEPYDLWEGLDRRSTAYQQQKEARSQVLWEGIKNIIPDLENRCELKLIGSPLTHERFLQRHRGTYGPAISAENGFFPGAKTPWQGLLCCGDSTFPGIGLPAVAASGAIAANTVAPVKKHLEMLSKISRNKSF from the coding sequence ATGATTAAAACTCAAGAAACAGATATTATTGTTATCGGTAGTGGCATTGGTGGCTTGAGTGCAGCAGCGTTACTGGCTCGCTATGGTTTCCAAGTAACCGTTTGTGAGGCTCATACCATTGCTGGTGGCGCGGCCCACGCCTTTGAACGACAAGGCTATCTGTTTGATTCTGGCCCCTCCTTATTTTCTGGATTATCTACCCCTTCTCCTAACCCCTTGCGACAAGTTCTCGATGCGATTGGGGAGGAAGTTCCCTGTGTGCAATATGATACTTGGGGCTGTTGGCTACCAGAGGGAAACTTTAATACCTCTGTGGGGGCTGATCAGTTTTGTGAGGTATTACAGCAATTACGAGGGGAAAAAGCAGTCACGGAATGGCGACAATTACAGGAAATGATGATTCCTTTGGGAAAAGCAGCGACTGGGCTATCTCCGCTAGCAGTTCGCAGTGATTGGGGGATTTTACGGACGATCGCGCCATTTTTTCCCACTCTCATCAAAAACAGTGGTCAAATGTTCCAACTAATGGGGGCATTTCAGAAGCTAGAAGATCAGGTAATTAGTGATTCTTTTCTCCGTAACTGGCTAGACTTATTGTGTTATCTTCTCTCTGGCTTACCAGCAAGTGATACCAGTGCTGCAGAAATGGCGTTTATGTTTGCTGACTGGTATCGCCCCAATGTCAAGCTAGATTATCCTATAGGCGGAAGTGGGGCGATTGTAGATGCTTTAGTCAGAGGATTGCAAAAACACGGGGGAGAGTTACGCTTAGGGGCAAAAGTGGAAGAAATTTTATTCTCAGAGAAAAAAGCGGTAGGGGTGCGCTTAAAAAATGGAGAAGAACTGCGATCGCGCTTTGGGGTAATTTCTAATGCCTCAGCTTGGGATACCTTAAAATTAATTCCACCAGAAAAAATTCCCAAACCCTTTCAGCAAGAGAAGGAAAGCATCCCCCAATGTCCCAGTTTCATGCACCTGCACTTAGGAATTGATGGAACAGATTTACCCGAAAATTTGCCCTGCCATCATATTATTGTCAAGGATTGGGAAAAAGGAGTCACTGCACCACAAAATGTTGTTTTAGTCTCTATTCCGTCTCTTCTTGATCCCTCCATTGCCCCGACAGGAAAGCACGTTATTCATGCTTATACTCCTGCTAGTGAACCTTATGATCTTTGGGAAGGGTTAGATCGTCGTAGTACCGCCTACCAGCAACAAAAAGAAGCACGTTCACAGGTACTTTGGGAGGGGATTAAAAATATTATTCCCGACTTGGAAAATCGTTGCGAGTTAAAATTAATTGGAAGCCCCTTAACCCATGAACGGTTCTTGCAACGGCATCGGGGAACTTATGGGCCAGCGATTAGTGCTGAAAATGGCTTTTTTCCTGGAGCAAAAACCCCTTGGCAAGGATTACTCTGTTGTGGGGATTCCACCTTCCCAGGAATTGGTTTGCCTGCTGTAGCAGCTAGTGGCGCGATCGCTGCCAATACTGTTGCCCCTGTCAAGAAACATCTCGAAATGTTAAGCAAAATCAGTCGTAACAAGAGTTTTTAG
- a CDS encoding Uma2 family endonuclease, with the protein MVEAVSQLMSLEEFWEWYPDGYGRYELRNGVPIEVQPTGTHGQVGGFLSAELVVEVKRLQLPYIIPLEALIKPINTDKSAYNPDVIVLDQTALEDEPFWKKRSTITLGKSIRLAIEVVSTNWRDDYGHKLIDYEALEIPEYWIVDYLGLGGRRYIGSPKQPTFSVYQLVDGEYQGQQFRGSDRIISPTFPELNLTAEQVFAAGV; encoded by the coding sequence ATGGTAGAAGCAGTTTCGCAACTGATGAGCTTAGAGGAGTTTTGGGAGTGGTATCCTGATGGCTATGGTCGCTACGAACTGAGAAATGGAGTACCAATTGAAGTGCAACCAACAGGAACACATGGACAAGTTGGCGGGTTTTTATCGGCTGAGTTGGTGGTTGAAGTTAAGCGGTTACAGTTGCCCTATATTATTCCCCTAGAAGCCCTAATTAAACCGATTAATACGGATAAATCTGCCTATAATCCTGATGTGATTGTTCTGGATCAAACAGCACTAGAAGATGAGCCCTTCTGGAAAAAGCGATCAACCATCACTTTAGGAAAATCAATCCGACTGGCGATTGAGGTGGTCAGTACCAACTGGCGAGATGATTATGGACACAAACTCATTGACTACGAAGCATTAGAGATTCCAGAATATTGGATTGTTGACTATTTGGGATTAGGAGGAAGACGTTACATTGGATCGCCCAAACAGCCAACATTTTCTGTTTATCAGCTAGTTGATGGGGAATATCAAGGACAGCAATTTCGAGGCAGCGATCGTATTATTTCCCCAACGTTTCCCGAATTAAATTTAACCGCAGAACAGGTGTTTGCTGCAGGAGTGTGA